Within the Canis lupus familiaris isolate Mischka breed German Shepherd chromosome 26, alternate assembly UU_Cfam_GSD_1.0, whole genome shotgun sequence genome, the region caggCCTTTGTTAGGGGCTCCTGATGGCACAACCAGAGGCAATCCGAATGTGAACAGTGGGTGGCAAGAGTAGCCATTACACCTGCTGAATCACAGGACGGACCCCGTATCCATATGGATATACAAAACCAATGAACAGGAAAAGTCTTCCCTACCGCAGCGTGTGCACTGATCAATGTAAGGGAGGAAAGCAGAAAAGCACCCTTAGGCAACCATCCTATTAATAACTGATTTAGCCAATGATCATCAAGGGACACTAATACCAATAATTACATAGTCTTAGCCTTTCTTCCCAACAAACCCCTCCTGCTAATTAATTTAGGCACAAAGTACCCATTTAATCTCACAGTAGGAAAAGCTGGCCAACACCCCCTCACTCCCCCACCCAGTGATCAAGACAATATCACCAGCATACAGACTCCATAGCCGCTGGGCCTAATTGCTAAGAAACACCAGAGACACTCAAGATAAGGGCATTTTGCAAACCTCCGGGTTGCAAGCTTCCAAGGTGTCAAGGTCAGGAAAGACAAGGAAGACTGAGGGACTGTTCCATAGAGGGACCAGAGACAACCACACACAGAGAGCAAGCCTGCAATGGATCCCAGCAGGGGAGCAGACATGGGTGGGGTAGCTAGTGCAGCTCGAGGGGGGTCTAAGGATGAGATAGTGGTCTGGCTGCAGTAGTAATTTCCTGATTTGGATAAAAGTGCAGtggctgggggatccctgggtggctcagcagtttggcgcctgcctttggcccagggcgcgatcctggagtcccgggatcgtgcgtcccaagtcaggctcccggcatggggcctgcttctccctcctcctgtgtctctgcctctctctctctctcataaataaataaataaatcttaaaaaaaaaaaaaaagtgcagtggCTGTGCAGGAGAATGCATTTGCTTTTAGGAAATACACTccaaaacattaagaaataacAGGCATTGTATCATAATCCACTCAACTGAAATAGCctagaaaaaatacatacagaaaaatagaaagtaaaatgatttagggacacctaggtggctcagcagtttagcgcctgccttggcccagggtgtgatcctggagtccctggatggagtcccacgtcgggctccctgcggggagcctgcttctacctctgcctgtgtctctgcctctctctctctgtgtctctcatgaataaataaataagatctttaaaaagataaacaaaacaaaatgatttaaaaatggagacGAAGCCCCCATGGAAGTTGTTTGTTATTCACGGCAAGTTTTCTTTATACTTTAGGTTCTACGTAAAAATAAGCCAACAAAACTGGGCCCAGAAAACAGCTTGGCAGCTGAAACGTGTCTCTGAGACGGCATGAACCTGACCAGTCCGGCTCCTTCTTGGCTGTAGCATTACCAATGCCAGGGCACCCTCTCCCCACTACCATGCCCCCACCTCTCCCGCTAGTCCCCTCTCCTTGGGGTGTCTGTACACACACATTGAGTCCTGGGTCATGGCACAGCACATGCCAGCAGCTGTGGGGCAGACTATGCCTGCCTCCCAGGGACAAAGGTGCATGAGCTGAGGACGGTGAGGAGCACAGGTGGCAGCTCCCGGGGTAGGAGCGTCTCCTGCAGGGAGACGGCCAATTGACCACTGGCTGAAGGCCTCCCAAGACCTCAGTTCACCCTTGGGTTGAGGCTGGCTGCACACTCCCCCTTCCTGCATGGTCCAGCCACAGCCCAGCCTACTTGGACTGGCACAAAAGGATATTTACCCCAGGGCCTCTGGCTCAGGCCAAGACCTGGTCCTGCAGCCTACACAGATCCctccggtttttttttttttttttttttttttttttaatattttatttattcaagagagagagacaggcagagagtgaagaaggccccatgcagggagcccgacgtgggacttgatcctgggtctccaggatcaggccctgggctgaaggtggcactaaaccgctgagccacccaggctgctccatcCCTCTGATTCTTATTCTTCCACATGTCAGCCATGCAGTGGCTTGCCTACAGGCCCTTTCTCTCCAGCACCACCAGCCCAGTGGCATCAGTCAGCTCTGGAAACACAGCTTCAAGCCACTACTTCAGTGTGGGGCTTGGATATCACACGTAGGGAGGGCTGCCATGGGCAGAACACAGCCCACTCTCAAACCAAAGCTAGGCCTTGTCCATGTGGCTGCAGGACCTGCTCACTGAAAACCCAGACACAGACATTCTCCTTACCCCCTGCTCTCCGGTCTGTGCCAGGGTAGCTGGGGTTGGGGGATCTCAGGCATAAGAAAAGTTGGAGCAACCTGAACAAAAGTGGTACTACTGTCCCGCGAGCAATGCCCGCTGACCAGGCTACTCCCTCATGGAATGGCTACCCCAAGCCAAGCCAGGGCAACCAGAGAGCCTTACCTGGGAGCTGGTGAGGGACTGGGCCCCCCGGGActggaggagagtggggggagcACACTGCCTTCTGTGGGTAGGAACCAGGACAGGTACCTGTCCACGAGGATGAAATAGGCACAGTCTGAAGTTCGGATGTGGAGGGCCCCAGGGAGTGGCTGGAAAAGCAAATCTGTATTGGTGTGTGACTCTGGGTGCCGCCCCTGGCTGCTGACCCCAGCAAGTGCAGGGCTCAGATCAATGCACACGAGCCCTGGGACATGGGCCATATGCCAGAGGTTGGACCAGAGGCACCCCAGGGCAGTACTAGGAGACAAGTTCCCACCACAGGGCGCCTGACTAGACCCCAGAGTCCTTTTCAGCATGCAAACTTCCTGGGCACCTCTTCCCTGCCCCATGCCCAGCAAGCACTTCCTGCAGGAAGCTAAATCAATTACCACCCGGAGTGCCCGGATCACCCCATGTTGCCTGTCAAGTCTGCGCAAGCTCGTCATCCCCACTAAGTGAGGATGGCCTGAAGAATAAAggctggaggaggaagcagaggaggagctggagaaatgaggtgggaagggaaaagaagtggAAGATAAAGGGAAGTCCTAGGTTGTAGCCCCAACCatcgtggggtgggggtggggggctttgaTCAAAAGCTGCTCAGGGTCATCCCTTTTGTACCTTTTGGGTGATGAGGCTCAAAGCAAAGAAGAACATGTAGTACTCGAACGGGTCTGATGGCAGCATCAGGAGGCAAACAGGTCTGGTTACTGGGCCACCCCAAGCACTGTGTCCCACCCTCTCaaggccccccacccctgcagacaCTGACAAAGGATACTGAGGGCCAAGTTTAGGCCAAGGCCCCCTGTTGCGGGGAACTGGACCTTGTTGTGGTACAGAGGGCTGTCGGGGAGTACGCGCTCCTGGATGGATGCCTTCACAGGGCCCTGTGGAGACAGGGCACTGGGCTTGTGGGCTGGCTCCAGCAGGGCACTCCCATGCAGTGTGGAGGCCACCAGCACAGGGACCCTGCCTGGGGGAGCAGTGCTGTCTTCTGGGTAGCACTGGAGCAACAGGGCCTCCACTCAGAATGGCTCGCGTTATCCTCAGGAAGACCCTCAATCAgcaaaggcagaagctctggGAGTTTCTGAGCCTCATCAAGCACTTCACATTCCCCATCTTCTTTGCTTTTCATACCCACCCAACACGTCACCCGTCAATTTGCCCCTGAAGGACTGGAAACTCAGAAAAATAGAGCAACTGGTTACACAGCTCTGCCTGCCACTCAGCCAGGCACAAACCAGGCTGTGTGGTGCTTTCTCCATGGGCAGAGTTTGGAATAATGCCTCCTGGGCCCTGAGCAGACTGCAGTGCTCTCCTGCCCCCcgagccctgcccagcccccatcACCATAGCCGCTATGCCGGACACTCTGCCCCGAGCACGACTCTCACTCCACTGCTTACTTACAGGCAGGTAGGAGACAGGAAAGTCAAACTTATAGTCTTCAGCCTGAAGCTTATAAACCAACTTCATCATTGGGCCACTGAACATGAAATTAAACCGATAAAAACAGGACAATGAACTATAAACCATTTTGCTGTTTCttaactttgaaaaatacagCACTTTAAGAATGGGATCACCATGAGGAAACATCTAGCCCCTCTCAGGTGAAAAACCTACCTACCCAGGGTCTAGAAATTCCATTGCAATGCTGTACTCCATAGGATTCACACGTCCCTGTAGGCAGCGGAGGTTCCAGCCGACAAGGACACCGTCTAGGCTGCCGAAAATGCTCTCCACCAGCCATGGGAAGATGGTGTGCAGTTCCTGAGACAGTGTACAGGGGAAGCTTTGGGCAGGCTTGCTGAGGACCAGTACCTACTGCCAGGCTGCATAGGCCTCCTGCCCAGTCCTGCCTATAGTACAAGTTCTCCATCTCCTTCACTCAGTGTATACACATGAACTGGAAATTTCCAGGATAAGAATATTTGTCCAGGTTGGCTTCCTGGATTTATACCTACTTGATAATTCTGGgtgtgaatataaataaaatatatattttcagtatGAAAACCAGGATTTCTCAATCTTTTGGGCTGGACACGTCTTTCgtttttcaaagaatatatgAGATATGCCCCAAAGAGATGCTAGCAGAACAGTACCTTTGCTGGAAAATCCTCGATGACTTTAACCAAGTCTTGGCACCGCTGTGCAAAGGGCTTATTTATAGAGTCAGCTTTCAGGCTAGCCTACAAGAAAGAACAAACCGAAAAAATCATGAGCATATTCACTTGGCAGCTTCTGCGGTTATTCTGGCTCAAACCAAAACAAACTCAAGTGATAGGTAGGAGTCAGACACTGCATGGGCCTGGTTCCCCAACATCTGATGTGTCAGGTCATGCATGTGTCAGTGGCCTAAAGAATGCAACTAGGAGAGGCAGGGGTCCTTTGCTCTCTAAACAATCAACAATCAGGATTCTTCCCTGCACCCTCTGTCAGGCACCCCCAGTTACAGCAGGGCACTGCAAATTTTCATGACAGAAGTGACTTCCACCCAATCCAGAAGGAGGGGGTCAGCTCCACGGTCAGCCTCACAGCAAAGGACTTATTGTATACGGCATCCCTCACAGACCAGAGTACTCACTGAGTATGTACACATGAACTGGAAATTTTCCTGTGATGACACCACTGTGATCATCAGTGAGGATGCTCAACAAAAGAAGGGTGACAGCAGAAACCCTCTTAACCAAGCTGTCCTTTATTCCGTTGGTAACAAGCCAATGAATTCATTACCTTAAGAAATAAGGCAGCCTAGAAATAACAAATGGCTTTAACCAAATGTCAACACTAATCATGAAGGTGATGGGCAGGCCAAGGAACATTCAGGACAAGAATGAAGGAAATCTACCCAAGGTCAGAGGTGTGGATTAACATCTGGAGAAAATGCCAGAATTTGAACCAAGAGGGCTTTGCGCAATGATATCTAAGCCCTTAGCCACCTCTAAATGAGGGCAGTGTCTCAAATCAGAAGTAAATATCTGGGCTGTTGCAGCCACACACTGTGGGAAGGCTCCCCCATGCCTGGCCTCTCTATCCACTCGATGCCAGGAGCACCTCATGTGTTGGCTCGAGAGGGTGCACCAAAGTAGGATGTCCTTCTGAATAAATGTTTACAGAAAGTATCTTCTGGGAACTAAAACTAGGAATCCTCACCATGGCTATCTGCCTCACACCTAACTTCCCAGTGTCATGTTTCATACTGAGAGTGTAGTCCTGGTACCCCCAGGGCAGCAGTGTCCTGCCTTCACGGAGGACAGTTAAGATTAGAATATcccattgagggatccctgggtggcgcagcggtttggcgcctgcctttggcccagggcgtgatcctggagacccgggatcgaatcccacgtcgggctcccggtgcatggagcctgcttctccctctgcctgtgtctctgcctctctctctctctctcactgtgtgcctatcataaataaaaaataaaaaaaaaaaaaaaaaaaaaaaagaatatcccatTGAGTATGCCAAGACTTACAAGACATGAAAATTCTGATATATATCCTTTCACATGCTCCTCCCCATGCCCAGGAAGTAGTGAAAATGGCATTTGAACCAACTTATCTTGTAGGTGAGAAACTCatcttataaatgagaaaacagggctcagaggttgagtaaaCCCAATGTCCTGCACTGGTATGGGGCAGAGTCAAGTCTAAGGATTCTAACCCCCAGGCCAACTTTCTTCACATCCCCTCAAAAAACCACCAGCAGAAGGTTCAAGCCAGAGGAAAGCACTCACAAGTCCCTGAGCTGCAGAACTATCATCACGCTGACACTCCCACAGGCAGCCAGTACTCACCAGCAGGAAGCTGGGCTGCTGCAGGTGAGGGAACGCCATAGCAGCCTCCTGGCAGCTGGTGAAAACGCCCGTCTTAGGAAACCACTGTGAAAAAACAAAGGCGACATCTCAACATCTgccatacaacagaatactataTTGCCTCACAATGTCCAGGGGAGTATATGTGTAACTCAACACACACTGCACTGCCCAGTTTCACGTTTTATAGAAATGCCAGTCAGATGGCAGTCCATGGCGGCCACCTTCAGAGCTAAGTGTGCGGTGGCAAATCCTTGGTAACGCTTGTACGGCACTTGTTAGGTGCCACACCTGTTCTAAAGACCCTCCatatatttcctcatttaatcctcagggGTAGGCAAAATTGTAAAGACAGCCTTTCCAGATTCCTATCCTTGGGTATTCAATCAAACACTCATCTAGGTATTATGAAGGAATTCTGCAGATGCGACTGAAGTCTCAAGGGGGTGGACCATAGATACAGAGCAGTTCCAGCTGCCAGCCAGAAAGGAAATGGGGACCTTAGTTCCAGAACCCGAAGGAAGGAGATTCTGCCGGTAACTTGAATAcgcttagaaaaaaattctttctgagAGCTTCTGGGTAAGAGCGAAGCCaaccaacactttgattttagtcTTGTGATATCTTAGGCAGAGAACCCAGCAGAGCCTGCCCAGACTTCTGGACTATTTAACTGTGAGATAAGAGTGGATAcagttttaagctgctaagtttgttGAGGAAGAACTGAAAATATATCCTCCaggtgcatgagtggctcagtggttgagcatttgcctttggctcaggtcatgatcccagggtcatgggatcaggtcccgtgttaggctcccagcaaggagcctgcttctccctttgcctgtgtctctcatgaatgaataaataaaatctttaaaaaaaaaaaaaaaagaaagaaagaaagaggggcacctgactggctcaattgattaagcgtctgccttcagctcaggtcatgatctcagggtcctgggatcaagccccacatgagattccctgctcagtggggagcctgcttctccctctctctctgaccctcttccctactgtgcttgctctctgtctcaaataaataaataaaatctttaaaaaaataaaaaataaatttaaagaaggaaggaagaaaggaagggaggaaggaaggaagggaaagaaagaaagagaaagagagagagagagggagagaaagaaagaaagaaagaaagaaagaaagaaagaaagaaagaaagaaagaaagaaagaaagaaagagaaagagagaaaagaaagaaagaaagcaagaaagcaagctcgatccctgggtggctcagcggaaagaaagaaagaaagaaaaagaaagaaagaaagaaagaaagatcgatcgatcgatcgatccctgggtggctcagaggtttggcgcctgccttcagcccagggtgtgatcctggggtcccaggatccagtcccacactgagtcccacatcccctgcatggagcctgcttctccctctgcctgtgtctctacctcactctctctgtgtctctcttgaataaataaaatctttaaaaaaatagagagagagagaaagaaaaaaatatatcctcacaacaatcctgcaACGTCAATACAGATAAAGAagtagaggcagagaggaggTAAATCACTTGCCCTCACTCAGCTGGTAAATGGCAggaccgggcagcccgggtgactcagcggtttagagccaccttcagcccagggcgtgatcccggagacccgggatggagtcccacgtcgggctccctgcatggggcctgcttcaccctctgcctgtgtctctgcctctttctctctctgtctctcatgaatgaataaataaataaaatcttaaaataaataaataaatggcagggCCAAGATTCTAATGCACAGACCTCCTAAGACAACTCCTACAGAGACAGGTGGGTAAGTCTCCTGAATGTCACCTGTGCTCTGTGAGGATGAATGGAGGGGATGAGCAAGCTCAGTCGTGggaggttgttttcttttttttctttcgtgGGAGGTTTTGAAGAAGCCATCAGAAAATTAGGAGCAACTCTCTAGATTCCTATCTCTCTGCCCACCTAGGtcagaaactgaaaataatccAGATGTGGACTGAACAGAAAGGGAGCCTGAGACTGCTCTGCCCACAGCATGAGTAAGGGCGCTGAGGCGGCAAATGGAAGTGTATGTGGATGAGGAAAGACCAAGTGCAAGGAGGCTGTGAGGCAGTGGAGGAGTTGACAGGAGATGTGCATCTCTGCCTCTTGGCAATAAAAACACCTCCTGGGTTTTTCCAATTCTTAATAGTACTGGCTATCAAATCCAGTTTTAAAGACCTAAGAGGCCTCAGTACTGAACCAGGAGAACACTGCGATTAAAATGACCAAAGCAAAATGATCAGAACAGCATAAGATCCTGGCCTGTTTCCAAGGGCAGAGCTTTGGCCATGCTGAGGTGCGAGGGCCTCCTTGCTCAGAGGCAGCCTGCACTGGCAGCCGCCGAAGGCCTGAGGCCCAGAAGAATCTTTCGGAGGGCGGGCAGCGTCTCCTGCGCCCTGTCCTCTAACCCAGCCGCAGCCAGGCTCCTCCATCACACACCCTTCTCCACTGTGTATCAAGGGTTCCTTTCATCCGCCACTTCACAGCCACTTTCGTCAGTGGCTGCTCCGGATCTTGTTTGGGGTCTCAGAGCCGCAACGCCAATCACACTATGGCCAAGGCCTCCCTCTGGCTGCGCTCTGAGCAGCAGAAGCAGAGCATGCTCCCATTAGCAGCTCACAACTGCCCTGAGAAGGGAGCATCGGGATCTTcatattacaaatgaagaaactgaggctcggaaaGGCCGGCCCACACAGGGAGGAGTCGGGTGAGAATTCACCCCCACGGCGCAATTAACCCGAATCTCTCCTCCCACCAACTCGTTCAACGGACGTTAGCCGAGCACCCACCAGGACCGGGTGTGCGGGGCGCGCGGGAAGGGGGCATGAGCGCGCAGCCGAGCCCCTGGCTCCCCCGCCTGCCGGCCCGGCTCGGGGCACGGACCCCGACGCCCGGCCCGAGGCCTGCGGCTCGAACCGGAAGTGAGATGCTTCGGCGGAGGTCCTGGGGGCGGCCGGCCCGCAAGCGGCTCCCCCCACTCACCTGGGGGACCCATAAAGTCGCTCGCCGAAGGGACGGAGACCTCCATTCGGCTACCCGGCGCCGAAATGTCGTCATCAAGCTGCGCTTGGCGTCACGCCTCCCCCGGCCCAGCGGGAAACGCACCGCGGGCTCCGCGCGCAGCTATCTTAAGAAGGCGCGTGCGCACAGCGGAGGCCGGGTTCATAGGGTTACACCTCCGagtgcgcgtgcgcgtgcgcgtgcgcaGCGGGGGCAGCCGTCGCTCTTAAAACCCAGCGTTCCCGGGCGGTAGGAGCTGGAAGGAGCGCGCGTGCGCGGAAAGAGAAGCTGTCAAGACGGTCCTGGAGGCGCGCCCCCTATCGGGGAAACGACGCGGGATAATTACACCCCGCAAGGACTGACTTTTCTTCTGACCGGTATTTATCGAGcgcctactacatgccaggcactgcgTGGGTGCTGCTGCCCAAGGGAGAATGACCAATGCCGTCTGACCCTGCTTGCCCAGAAACGGGTCTCCGCGGTGCCACAGGATCCCGCACGCCCTACACACACCCCTGTTGTGGGATCACTGAGGACGACCGTGgagaaggaattctttttttttttttaatttttatttatttatgatagtcacacacagagagagagagagagagagaggcagagacataggcagagggagaagcaggctccatgcaccgggagcccgacgtgggattcgatctcgggtctccaggatcacgccctgggccaaatgcaggcgctaaaccgctgcgccacccagggatcccggagaaGGAATTCTTGAGACTATTGGTGCAACTTAGTAAGTTCATCGAAGTAGCACAGGGACAGGAGGAGCCGTGGGCAGAAGCTGCTGCACATGTGCTGAATGAGGCTGGCGGTTCTATCGGAGGGGCTGTGCAGGGATTATTAGGTCACAAATGTCTTCTTGGGATTTCTCCTTCTAAAACTACTTTCGCAAGGTTTCTCTGGTGCGTATCATTCAGCTCGGTAGTGACCACCCGTGAGACGTACCGGCAGCCAGGAGACCTTTGAGGATGTAGCAACCGGCCCTTATCTGATCTTTATCAAAGCTATGCAGGCTGTCGTTCAGCCTTCGGGCTAGAGACGAGCATCTTCCTGCTTTTACCCCTCCTCGCCCCGCAGGGAAACGTCTGCGGATGGAGCGGCGgagcggggcgcggcggggagaGGACTGCGGGcggggccggcagggggcgctgcGGGAGCgccggggcgcggcggggagaggacggcgggcggggccggcagggggcgctgcGGGAGCgccggggcgcggcggcggcggcggcggcggagcggcGGGCGCGGCGCGCGCCTCCCCGGGGTCCGGTACATGGCGGCGCCGGGCGCAGGGCCCGGGCCCGGAGCGCCCCCGGGGCTGGAGGCGGCCCTGCAGAAGCTCGCGCTGCGGCGGAAGAAGGTGCTGAGCGCTGAGGAGATGGAGCTGTACGAGCTGGCGCAGGCGGCGGGCGGCGCCATCGACCCCGACGTGTTCAAGTGAGCCCGCGCGGGGGGTGCGCGTcgtcctccccgccccgccccgcccccgccccggcctctggtctgcagcgccccccgccccttcccggcCCCTGTGCGCGCCCGCAGTGCAGTTGGGGGACCCGAGGGCGGTGGCCGCCCTAGGCCCGCGCGGGGAGGGCTCACAGCCCACCGCCTGTGTTCTCTCCAGGATCCTGGTGGACCTGCTGAAGCTGAACGTGGCGCCCCTCGCCGTCTTCCAGATGCTCAAGTCCATGTGTGCTGGCCAGAGGCTGGCGGGCGAGCCCCAGGACCCCGCGGCCGTGTCTCTGCCCACATCCAGCGTGCCCGAGACCCGAGGTCAGAGCCgggccccgcgctccccgcccctGTGGctcggcggggggcggcgggggaagGGAGTGGGCAGCGCGGGACACGAGGCAGGCTTGGCCCTGAGCGGCAGGGCGCTACTGTGGGTCTTCTCCCAGCACCTGCAGGGACCATCCAAGGGCTCCATTCTTGGTTTCCAGTCCCCAGCTTTGGCTTCGTTGCTACCCTTCACAGTGCCCGTGTGCGAATCCAGATCAGGTGGATGCAAAATGGGTGCCCAGGGTGCCCAGGCGGGCTAGGGCTCATCTAGGATTGCGGCTGCCGCGCTGGGTAGAAGTGCTTTCGTTCCACAAAGACAGGAGCAAGGTGGTGTTGGTTCCTGTTCTCATGGTGTGTACAAGCCTCCTGGAAGCGctcagggggtggggcaggcacaGGCCTTCCTGCGCCCTCTCCACCTGTGGGCCACCTGTGCCCAGGTGCTGCTCAGGAACGTAGCCAGCCGAGCTTCCTTGCTCGGATTGCAGGACAGGGGTCAGCGTGGCagccccaggctgccctagatgCAGGGTACACAGGCCTGAGTGGGCACAGCACTAGGCTTCAGTTTGAGGGGCCTCCTCACTCTTGAGAGTCAGGACTGGGGGATAAGCTGGCACTACTAACGAAGGTGTCACAGTGGAGCTCCATCTGCATCCTCCTGGTATGTCGCATCTGCTCCCAGTTTCAGAAATGCTCTGAATGCTTGGCCAGAGCCCTCAGGCACTCACAGACATCCTGAGAAGGGGCTGGTGTTCGGGCTGGGGGCAGGCTGGGCCCCTGTGGGTGGGAGTGCCAGGGCCCCGGGTACCTATGCCCCCTGTCCTGagaggccctgggccctggagcgCAGGCTTCCTTACTGATCCACGCTCTGTCtactctctttgtgtctctctctgacctccagaggcctcctttctctctgccaagAACCGTAGTCCCCCTGCAAGGCCCTCCTTTTCCTCGGCCCCGCGGCCTGCGGCCTCTCCAGTTCTGCTCCACGGCCCAGCTGCCACGCACTCGCCTCTCTCTCCAGGGCCCCCCGGTTCCCTCCGGTTCTCTTGCTGCCTGTTCTCTCCTTTCGCAGGTTGCGTTTATTGGTTTATCTCTGGGGGTTGGTGCTCTCTCGTTTCTGTGGAAACTGCTGTGGCCCCCAGAAGGAAGAGCAGCCTCTAGAGGAGCTGCAAGGGCAGGACCTTATGGGCCATTCCTGCCACACAACTTAGAGACCGAGACAGGATTTCATGCCTCAGTTTATTAGAGACAACCTGCAATATTTCTAGAATGGGACCACCACCCCCTGTACTCTGTGGAGGTGCTCTCACCCCAGAGGAGGACAGTAGGCAGAGGGGCGGGAAAGCCTTTACTTTGCTGTAGAGAGTGAAGCCTTAGGTATGAGAAACACTTTGGCCTCTTAGATGCAGTCACCCACCAAGACTGGTAGCCTAGAGGATAAGCTGTAATTGCCCTTTCCTGCCTGCCTCCTAAGCCAAGGGTACCTTCCAGGTATTGTCAGGTCTGATGAGGCTGGAGGCCCAGAGCCAGGAGGGTGTGAGGGCCTGAGATCTCCATGTGCTCTccatgcccctccccacctcacccacctCGATGTTCTAGGTGCCACCTGGAGTtcaggctggggggagggggagagaaggccAAGGGGCGGGTCAGGGTAGAGGTGGGTAGACTACAAAGCTGAGTTGAGGAATCTGtggacagaaggagggagaaactgGAATGGAGCCCTTCTGATTTGAGGGGGGGTGTTGCTGCTCATGAGTGCCAGGCTGGCTGTCAGTGCTGAGGActcaggggttgtgagatggaCAGGTTCTCCCTCCAGTGAGGGAGATGGTTAGATAAATCAATGGTGAGAGACAGGAGGAAGCCAGTGTAGCTGGCTTTGCAGGAGCAGCAAGAGTGAAACAGGCTCAGAGTCCTGTTGGCCTGCAGCCCTTCAAGGTAGGGGT harbors:
- the MZT2B gene encoding mitotic-spindle organizing protein 2B, which gives rise to MAAPGAGPGPGAPPGLEAALQKLALRRKKVLSAEEMELYELAQAAGGAIDPDVFKILVDLLKLNVAPLAVFQMLKSMCAGQRLAGEPQDPAAVSLPTSSVPETRGRNKGSAALSGGPALAERSGREGSSQRMPRQPSATRLPKGGGPGKSPTRSST